The nucleotide window CAAAGTGTACACTTGGAAATGCTTGAACTTGGCCGCCTTTCTCTTCGACTGGACGGCAGAGGTGCCCAGGCCGCatgcagagggcagaggagacGCCCCCCTGCAGGCCGGGCAGGCTGTCCAGTCCACGGGCATTGGGGGTTGAGAGCTGGTTCCCCTCTCCTAGGGCTGAGCCCCAGTGCCGGGACCACCGCCAGGCCACCAAGCAGAAGGGGCTGCAGCTTGATCAGCGGGATGAAGACTGGGATGCCAACAAGAGGGAGTTGGAGCTGTCTCTTCCTTCCTCAAAGCAAAACActgataagaaaaagaataagactCGAGGCCCCACCAGGCTCAGCAATACCAAGGACAGGAGAGTGTGAGAAGGCTGGCATCCCAGGAACTGGAGCTGGGCTTTCTGGCAGGAGACTTTCCTTGGCACCAGACTAGGTGTTGTTTGGTGTGTGTTGTCCTGACATGATTTTACTCCTAGATCATTAATTACCCACATGGCTTCTACCGATAGCTCCTGACTTGTTGTTCAGTCTGGAAGTCTGGCCTGGGGACTCTCTACATGGGCTGTCTCCTCCTTGCCCATACCTGCTGTCCCTAAGTACTACCAAGAGGGGACAAACGTCAGCTGTTTGCATTTTTGTCACCAGTGATTTGCACTGTCAGCATCTCCTGAACCCCTGTATGCAATTATAGCATTTCAGGGGCAAAGAAAAATCTTCTCCTAAGGAAACTTGGttgtttcaatgaaaaaaaaaagtattgtaaCAACAAAACCTCAGAAATTTCCAACATTCTcaggtcagttaatctatgaaaaagaaattatttgttgTCACATAGACCAAGCAAAGAGGTGAAGAGATGTAGCTCTGAGTTtccagctatttttctttttttttttgcttggggAAGAAGCCCACAGTGGGCCAATTTTACCAATGATCCTTTCTACACAGGagaaacagtgagaaataaaaaccttaatTTTATTCCACTTAATAATGAGAGCTAGCATAAAATAATGGAATTACAACTCTACTTGGTCAACTGTATATTTTAGgaaatctaaatacagatcaGCTATTTCCAATGAAAATATTGTATCCAAATTGAGATatgctataaatataaaatgcatatcatattttgaagacttaggacaaaatgtaaaatagctcgttaataatattgattacatattgaaatggtaatattttagatattgggttaaataaaatatattactaacaTGAATTCTAcctttttcctttagttttttaaaaaatgtggctagtagagtttttaaaattatataggtGGCTTGCTTTTCCCCCATCAGACAGCACTACAGTAGAAACCAGACAATAGTTAGAGCCTCTACCAGGCAGCTGGCCTAGTGTACTTGAAATGGCACTTTCTAGGCTTACTAATTTTTCTGCCTAAATCAATGTGTTTAGGCACCAAACATCATCTTAATTACACACTCCTCAATGCTTATGTTAATACAGGTCATGTTTAGttgaattttctgaaataaacaaatgcttGAGCATCTTATAGGAAAGCAGTCTAGGTGTGGAGGGTGCCTTGTCTAGCGTTTATCCATCCCGAGCATCAATTTCCTTTCTCTAGTCCCTGCAATTCACAGGGATGGTTCCTGCTTGCCATCCTTCCATCAGTCCTCAACCAGGGGCAACAACTCCAGCTGGACCAATAACCATCTTCTCCTGGGAGTATGAAGGGGGAGCCCCTGGGCCCGCTGATTCTGGGGGATAAGGCTAAACTCAGGGGACATGGGGATCTCCGACTTCTTTCCTGActcaccctcacacacacattgCCCTTGACCTCTGTGCAGAGTTTCCATCCTCTCTGCAAGTTCACACTTCTCCCCCACCATGAGCACAGCCCATGCAGAGGCTTGTGGGccaagggagaagggaaaggggaaagggggagctggaaggagggagaggagggagggggaggggtggcagtGTGTGGAAAAGGGCCCAGGCTGCACCACTGAGCCTCCCaccttggcaaaaaaaaaaaaaaaaaggtcctttaGTTTTCCCCTTCGTCACTCATATTGAGCCTTGTCTTCTCATGGGGCCCCCTCACTGATGGCCCGCCCACAGATCAGCCTCCTCCCTCACTGGGTCCCCATTCCCCTCACTGGGCCCTCTGCTGATTCAGAGACCTCAGCCCGCTCAAGGAGCCGCCGTTTCACAATTTCCCTTCCACCCTCAGCTCTGGCCACACGCCCTCAGAAAGGCCGTCTCAGGACCTGTGACTCTGAGCTGGGTCCAGCGGGGAGGAAGCTGTAGGTTCTGCATCTGCCATCTCAGCTGGGACCCTCCTGGGGTCCTCATGCATCTTCACTCGCACTTCCCTCTTCATCATTGTCTTTGTCCCCTGAGTGACCCCCGGTGGCTCTTCCTCTGGGGCAATTTGTCCTTCCGGGCACTGGCCCCCAGGCGCTGGGCTGACCAAATGGCACTGAAACCGGGCCTGGAGGTCAGACATGGAGGGTGGCCAGATCTGGTCTGGATCTGGTCTGGGTGTCCATTTTCAGAGGACCATTGATGACTAGAGCTCGTGGGCCAGAGGCTGGGATGGGAGGGACAGGGAAACACTGGGGCCGGGCCTGCTCCCTCAGCCAGCGGGGGACCCATGGAGGGGAATTAATAGAGGTGGGAGTAGTAAAAGGGAGGGTATTTTAACAGCCAGGACTCCCACAGTAAAGCTGGCTGCCCTGAGGTGTCTAAACAGACGCCTAAGCATCTTCCAGGGGTACACAAGACTCCGACGTAAGAGTAGGCTGAACTCAGGAGTTTCTGTGGTCCTTCTTCAGCTTTCACGCCCCCCAtggataataaaaaaagaaaaagaattaaaaaaaaatattcttctccTGGGAACTTGAAGTcttcatgagagcagggaccaaTAGCGTATAACCTCGGAAGTGTGGAGTAGCTAGTTCTATAATAGGGCTGAGGAAGGGTTGAGGGGTGTtctagaaagagaaggagaagatgaggggagagacagagagattgggagggagggagggagagagcgcACAAGCCCACAACTTTCTAGTTTCCAGTTCTGGCTCCTTTCTCAGGAAATCTGCGAGATACCACTTTCGTAACGAGATTTCCCCTTTTGCTT belongs to Orcinus orca chromosome 10, mOrcOrc1.1, whole genome shotgun sequence and includes:
- the ANKRD66 gene encoding ankyrin repeat domain-containing protein 66 is translated as MELTKLSDMTKLHQAVAAGDYNSVKKILKKSFCGPDYKEVDWNDRTPPHWAAIKGEAEPQCRDHRQATKQKGLQLDQRDEDWDANKRELELSLPSSKQNTDKKKNKTRGPTRLSNTKDRRV